In a single window of the Arachis hypogaea cultivar Tifrunner chromosome 6, arahy.Tifrunner.gnm2.J5K5, whole genome shotgun sequence genome:
- the LOC112805784 gene encoding NDR1/HIN1-like protein 6, translating to MAAVAIMYFVFRPQIPMYGIDSLQVKAFEMRNDSKLYTEMAVVVRCENPNKKIGFKYGEDNSVSIIYSDAELCAGKFEPFLQAAKNTVMINMTLKGERELDSKEKEQFMAQQKEGKIPLVVISKIPVTPVIGEHFHQLWNVSVRANCSMVVDNIQKDKTPNISHKECSFRAHFWN from the coding sequence ATGGCGGCGGTTGCCATCATGTACTTCGTTTTCCGCCCTCAGATTCCGATGTACGGCATTGACAGTCTCCAAGTGAAGGCTTTCGAAATGCGAAACGACAGCAAGCTTTACACTGAAATGGCGGTGGTTGTGAGGTGCGAGAATCCGAACAAGAAGATTGGATTCAAGTATGGAGAAGATAACTCGGTGAGCATAATCTATTCGGATGCGGAGCTTTGCGcgggaaagtttgaacctttcttGCAGGCGGCGAAGAACACGGTGATGATTAATATGACGCTGAAGGGGGAAAGGGAATTGGATTCGAAAGAGAAAGAGCAGTTTATGGCGCAACAGAAGGAAGGGAAGATTCCTTTGGTGGTGATTTCGAAGATTCCTGTAACCCCTGTGATTGGTGAGCATTTTCATCAGTTATGGAATGTTAGTGTTCGTGCTAATTGTTCAATGGTTGTTGATAATATCCAGAAAGATAAAACGCCTAATATCTCTCACAAAGAATGTAGCTTTCGTGCTCATTTCTGGAATTAA